In Syntrophales bacterium, a genomic segment contains:
- a CDS encoding thioesterase family protein, whose product MENSLKEGMDFEFKYKVPEDKTVPFLFPEFSEGKIMPKVFASGFLIGLFEFACIKFINEHIDWPNEQTVGIGFDIKHTAATPAGFTITVKGVLEEIKGKMLKFSVSADDGVDKISKGTHDRFIINAKGFNGQVEEKAGKLS is encoded by the coding sequence ATGGAGAATTCTTTAAAAGAGGGTATGGATTTTGAGTTTAAGTACAAGGTGCCGGAAGATAAAACAGTTCCTTTTCTGTTTCCTGAATTTTCTGAAGGAAAAATAATGCCGAAGGTTTTTGCATCCGGTTTTTTGATTGGCTTGTTTGAGTTTGCATGCATTAAGTTTATTAATGAGCATATTGACTGGCCCAATGAGCAGACAGTCGGAATTGGTTTTGATATCAAACACACGGCGGCAACCCCGGCCGGTTTTACAATTACAGTAAAAGGGGTTTTAGAAGAAATAAAGGGGAAAATGTTAAAGTTTTCCGTGAGTGCTGATGATGGAGTTGATAAAATATCAAAAGGAACCCATGACAGATTTATAATTAATGCTAAAGGGTTTAACGGGCAGGTTGAGGAAAAAGCCGGAAAACTTTCATGA